CACCGGCAGCGCGTTTTCCTTGTTACCGGCGCAAAATGCCAGTGGTAACTGGATTAAGATAGTGCAACGCCTGCCGGTGCGCATCGCCCTTGAACCTCACGATATTGACGCGCATCCGTTACGCATTGGCTTGTCGATGCTGGCGCGGGTCGATTTGCATGACACCCAGGGTCAGTTGTTACCGCCCTCACCGGTGGCACAGCCGCGCTACCGTACCGATGTTTATGATGACCCGTTACGGCAGGCTGACGTGATGGTGGCCAAAATCCTGCACGATAACAGCCTGCCGGTAGCAGACCATCGTGGCTAATGCAGCAGCAGTACATGATAAAGCGGCGTTTACGCCGCCCAACCTTGGGCTGGCAACGCTGGCGCTCTCTCTGGCGACCTTTATGCAGGTGCTGGATTCGACAATCGCCAACGTCTCGCTGCCGACCATTGCCGGTAATCTTGGCGTCAGTTCAGACCAAAGTACCTGGGTGATTACCTCATTTGCGGTATGCAACGCCATTTCGTTGCCGTTAACCGGCTGGCTGTCTCGCCTGATTGGGCAGCGGCGGCTGTTTATCGTGTCCGTCATGCTGTTTAGTCTGGCTTCATTTCTCTGCGGTTTCTCACGCAGCATGACCGAGCTGATTGTCTTTCGGGCGATGCAGGGCTTTTTTGCCGGGCCGATGTACCCGATGTGCCAAACATTGTTGTTGACCATCTTTCCCCCGTCGCGGCGCAACATGGCGCTGGCGCTGTTGGCGATGGTGACCGTGGTCGGGCCGATTGTCGGCCCTATCACCGGCGGCTGGATCACGGATAACTACGCCTGGCCCTGGATTTTCTATATCAATGTCCCGATAGGGATAGTGGCGTGCACGGTGGTGGCGATGCAATTGCGCGACTGGCGTGACACGACACAGCGCGCCCGCGTTGATTACATCGGTATCGCGTTGTTGATTGCCGGGGTCGGCACGCTGCAAATCGTGCTGGATAAGGGTAACGATCTCGACTGGTTTGCCTCATCGGAGATTATTGCGCTGTCGGTGGTGTGTGCAGTCGCGCTGGTGGCGTTTGTGATATGGGAGTTGGGCGAAGCCGAGCCTATCGTTAATTTGCGGCTGTTTGCCGATCGCAATTTTACCGTCGGCACCTTGTCGCTGATGCTGGGTTACGCCGCCTTTTTCGCCATCAACGTGATTCTGCCGCAGTGGTTGCAAACCTGGATGGGCTACACCTCAACCTGGGCCGGTATGGCCGCCGCGCCGATGGGCATGCTGCCGATGATGTTGACACCGATCGTTGGCCGTTATGGCAACCGCATTGATTTACGTCTGCTGGCGACCTTGTCTTTTGTGGTGATGGGGCTTTCTTGCCTGATGCGTGCGCAGTTCACCACGGAGGTCGATTTCTTCACTATCGCTGGTGTACAGCTCTTTATGGGGATCGGCGTGGCATTTTTCTTCGTGCCGCTGACCTCGATTTTGTTGTCGAATTTGCACGGTAAAGAGCTGGCCGATGGCTCGGGTCTGGCGACTTTTCTGCGGGTGCTGGGCGGCAGTTTTGCCTCCTCGCTGACCACCTGGATGTGGTCACACCGGGAGATTTACCACCATGCGGTGCTCAGTGAAAGTGTGTCGGCTTACCACCCCCCCGCGGTGGATTACCTCAATCAGCTTGGTGGCGTGAGCCAGTCAACGCTGGCGCAGCTCGATAAAACGGTGCAGCAGCAAGCGTGGATGGCCTCCACCATTGATTATTTCCACCTGCTTGGCTGGGGCTTCATGGCGCTGATTGTGGTTATCTGGTTTGCCCGTCCGCCGTTTACCAAAGCGGCTGGCGTCTCTGCCGGGCACTAAACGTTGCAATATTGTGGTTTTTTATGTTGTCGGTTTTCCGGTTTTTGATAAACGCGAAGGAGGTTTGACATGATGTTATCCGTGATGCCGTCCATGATGCGGTTTACTGCCGAATTGATTGGCTGGATTGAAGGGAATCTTGATAGCCCGTTGATGATTAACGATGTCACCCGTAAGTCGGGCTACAGCAAATGGCACCTGCAACGCCTGTTCAAAAAGGAAACCGGGCTATCGCTTGGCACTTACATTCGCAACCGGCGGCTCAGTAAAGCGGCGGTTGAACTCAAGCTGACCAGCCAAACCATTCAGGATGTGGCGCTGCGCTACTGTTTTGACTCTCAACAGTCGTTTACCCGCACATTCAAAAAGCATTTTGGTATCTCGCCGGGGCATTATCGGAAATTGCCCTCCTGGGATTTTTCCAGCCTGCAACCTTCGCTGGGCGGTGTACTGGAGTGGCTGCCCATTCCTGACGTGGTGAGCGCCCCGAGAATGCCATCAGAGACTCGCATGTATACCTATGTGCAGAACGTCGATGATTTTACCGCCAACAATGGCAACATGCCGCGGGTAAAATTATGGGAGAGCGTTGCCGAAAAACAGCCTGAGACTCACGCGGTGATTTACGCCCTTTCCACGTTCTGCCCGGACGATAACCGGGTTCATCGCTGTGTTCGGATCAATTATCATCTGGGAACCCTGGCCGCAACACAGGGCAGTGATGATTTTCGCGTAATGCCGCAGACGGCGAATACCGGTGCTGGTACGTTATTGGATGATTCGCCCCATCGTTCCGATGAGAGCGCCCATTATTTGCGTTTTAAATTTTCCGGCGCAGAGCAGGAATATGCGGCATTTTTGCAAACCCTCTATCATCATATTTTACCAGGGCAAGGTTATATTCGAACCGAGGGCTGCGATCTGGAAATTATTCGTTGCCGGAAAACAGCGCAGGGAAAAATAGCCACTGATTTTTTTGAGGTGGACTATTACATTCCTTTTACACCGCAATAAGCCATCGGGTGATGGCCTGTTTTTTTATCTGCGACGTGGTGGTTGTGTTATTTATGGCGCGTTTAACCGTTAATCCCATAGGTATTTATGATGATCTGCCTCAATGAAGTGTGAAGTTTTTTAAAAACTTCACACCTGCGTGCTGTTGCCGGTTTTACAACGGTGTACTATCTGTCGTCATCCCCTGACGGGCGGTATTTTTCGCCGCATAAAACACAGGATGGCTTTATGGCGACAGCAACCAAGATGCCGCAATCCCCGACTCTCCTCCATGACGTAACACATTACTGGGACAACCGTGCCGCCGGTTACAACCAGGTCAATATGGCTGAATTACACAGTGACAAACGCCGTGTATGGCAGCAATTAATACTGCAACATGCGCCGGATAATCCGCGGCTGACCGTGTTGGATATTGGCACCGGGCCGGGTTTTTTTGCCGTAACGCTGGCGCTGGCGGGGCATGAGGTCACGGCGGTTGATGCCACGCCCGCCATGCTGGCGCAGGCCCGGCGCAATGCCGGGCACCACGGTGTGGCGGTGCGCTTTTGTTGCGCCGACGTACAGGCGTTACCCTTTGCGGATAACAGTTTTGACCTGCTGGTCAGTCGCAACGTGACCTGGAATTTATCGCAGCCGCAGGCGGCCTATCAGGCGTGGCATCGGGTGTTGAAACCTGGCGGGCGTCTGCTGAATTTTGATGCGAACTGGTATGCGCACCTGTTTAGTCAAACGGCGCGGGAGGCGTACTGGCGTGACCGGCAGCGGGCGCACGCGATGAATATTGCCGATCATTATGCCAATACCGATACCGTTGCGATGGAAAATATTGCCAGAACGCTGCCGCTTGGCAGAGAAATACGGCCGCAATGGGATATTCAGGCATTACGCGCCTGTGGTTTTCGCCATATTGAAACCCAGAATGATATTTCTGAGCGGGTGTGGGATGACGAAGAAAAAATTAATTATGCCTCCACACCGATGTTTATGATCGTTGCTGAAAAATAATCAGGGAGCTGACGTAATGCAAAAGCAGGGTTATTTTCAGCCAGTGCTCGCGCTGTTGCTGATATTATGTGGCACTGCGTATGCTTACGCACAACCGGTGCCGGAAAAATTGGTCTATGCCAGCACTAAAGATATTCGTGATATTAATCCGCATCTCTACGCTGGTGAAATGGCCGCGCAAAATATGGTGTTTGAGCCGCTGGTTATCAACACGCCCGAGGGCGTCAAACCGTTTTTGGCCGAGCGCTGGGAGATTTCACCCGATGGCCGGCACTACCGTTTTTATTTACGCCAGAATGTGCGTTTTAGCGATGGCGAGCCGTTTAATGCCGACGCCGTTAAACAAAATATTGATGCGGTGCTGGAGAATTATCCGCGCCACGCCTGGCTTGAGCTGGTGCGCCAGATTGAGCGCGTAACCGTGGCCGGGCCTTATCAGGTAGAGATAACGCTGAAGTCACCCTATTACCCGACGCTGGTGGAGCTTGGGCTGACCCGGCCGTTTCGCTTTATCTCACCCAAGGCGTTTATCGCCGGTCATACCCGAGAGGGCGTGAGCCATTATGCCGGAACCGGGCCGTGGCTGTTGTCTGACTATCAAAAAGACCGGTTTGCGCTGTTTCGCGTTAATCCTGACTACTGGGGCGCGAAACCCGCCATCCCTGCCGTCTTGTGGCGGGTTATCCCGGATCGGCAGACGATGTTGATGGCGCTGCAAAAATCCGAGGTGCAGTTAATCTTCGGCGCGGATGGCGACATGATTGATATGGAGAGTTTCGCCGCCCTTCAGGCGTCCGGCCGTTATCAAACCTTGATGAGCGAGCCGGTGGCCTCACGCTCGCTGGTGCTCAATAGCAGCCGCCCGATTACCGGTGAAAAGGCGGTGCGCCGCGCCTTGCAATACGCGGTGGATAAAGAGGCTATCGCCAGCGGTATTCTGGCGCATACCGAAAGCGTGGCACACACCCTGATGGCGCGCAGCGTACCTTACTGTGACATCGACCTGCCGGTGTCGCGTTTTGATTTATCTAAAGCCGCCCAACAGCTTGATGAGGCTGGCTGGCGGTTAACGGCTGGCAGCTCGGTACGGGAAAAACAGGGGCGGGCGTTGACGTTGGTGCTCTCTTATAACCGCGATAACGCGGCAGAAAGCGAGATTGCCGAATTGATTCAGGATGATTTCAGGAAAATCGGTGTGCGCTTACAACTGCTTGGCGAGGAAAAACACGCCTTTCTCGATCGCCAAAAGGCCGGTGATTTTGACCTGCAATACGCGTTGTCATGGGGAACGCCGTATGACCCGGCTTCGTATATCTCGTCGTTTCGTATTCCGGCGCATGCCGACTATCAGGCGCAGAAGGGGCTGCCTGGCAAGCGAGACATTGATGCCATGATAGCGCAAATCCTGCTGACACCGGACGAGGCAACGCGTCGGTCATTGTATGCACAGCTGTTTACCCTGCTGGCGGACGAAGCCGTCTACATCCCGTTAACCTATTCCAGAACCAAAGCCATTTACTCTCCGGCGCTAAAAGGGGTGACGTTCAATGTGTCGCAGTATGAAATTCCCTTTGAGAAAATGTCTTTCTGATCGAGGGTGCGCCAGCGCCGTCGCACCGGGTGCCGCTGGCCTTAACCTCGCGCTTGACGGGAGGCCCTGATGCACCGTTACCTGATAAGGCGCTGCCTGCTGTTACTGCCGTTTATGGTGGCGGTGTCTTTTCTTGTGTTTGCCATGATGCACCTGATCCCGGCCGACCCGGCTGAAGTGGCATTACGCAGTAATGCCATTACACCAACACCCGAGGCGATAGCGCTGACCCGGCACGAGCTCGGGCTGGATGCGCCGTTCTGGTCACGTTACGGGCAGTGGCTTTGGCAAGTGTTACACCTTGATTTTGGCCGCTCGTTTATTACCCGCGCCCCGGTGCTGGCGGTGTTTGTGCAAGCGTTACCCGCCACGCTGGAGCTGGCTGGCGCGGCGTTTGTGCTGATTGTGCTGCTGTCCCTGCCGTTGGGCATCGGATGTGCGCTCAGAGAAAATCGCCTGTTTGATAAAGCGGTGCGCTGCGTGTTGTTTATCACGGTGGCCATGCCAGCCTATTGGCTGGGATTACTGTTGATATGGGGTCTGGCGGTGGGGCTTGCCGGGTTTGAGGTGGCCGGGCGCGAGAGCCACAGCGCGGTGGTGCTGCCCGCCATCACGCTGGCATGTGGCTACCTCGGCACGTACGTGCGGCTCATCCGGGGCAACATGCTGGCGGCCCTGAACCAGCCTTTTGTGTGGTATGCCCGAGCCCGCGGATTGCCGGAGCGGGTGATAATCCTGCGCCATGTGCTGATGAACTCACTGCACTCGGCGCTGAGTGCGATGGCCATGAGCCTGCCGAAATTGATGGCAGGCACGGTGGTCATCGAAAGTGTTTTTGCCTGGCCCGGCATTGGCAGGCTGTGCGTCTCGGCGATATTCAATCGTGATTATCCGGTTATCCAAATGTATATCCTCTTTATGGCAATGCTGTTTCTGGTGAGCCACTTGCTGGTGGACATCGCGCACGCCTGGCTTGATCCGCGAATCGCAAAGGGGAGCGGGCGATGAGAGCAAGCGTCATGGTGGAAAGCGTGTGGCCGCGTATAAAGCGCGATCCTCTGCTGTTAGTGTGCGGCCTGCTGCTGGTGATAGTCATGCTGGCCGGGCTGTTTGCGCCTTATATCACCTGGCATGACCCGCTGTTGACGGCGGTGAGGCAAAAATATCAGGGCATCAGCCTGGACTATCCACTGGGCACCGATAACCTTGGGCGCTGTGTGTTTTCCCGTCTGGTGTATGGGGTGCGTACCACCGTTTTCTACAGCCTGCTGGCGATGTTCGGTACGGTATCGCTGGGCGTACTGGTAGGGATGGTGGCCGGTTATTGCGGCGGGCGTACCGATGCCTGGCTGATGCGCGCCTGCGATACCCTGTTGGCCTTTCCGGCAGAGGTGATGATTCTGGCGCTGGCCGGTATCGTGGGGCCAGGGCTGGACACGATATTGCTGGCGGTCATCGTGGTTAAATGGGCCTGGTATGCGCGCATGATAAGGGCGATGGCCGTGCGCCAGCGTCATCGCCATTACGTTGATTACGCCCGCCTGATTGGTGCGCCATCGCGGCATATCATTATCCGTCACCTGTTCGCCGTGGTGGCCGCAGAACTGGCTATTCTGGCATCGGCCGACGTGGGTAGTGTGATGTTACTGATTTCAGGATTATCGTTTCTTGGCCTGGGCGCGCAACCGCCCCAGCCAGAGTGGGGCAACATGCTCAGTGACGCCAAACAGGTGATGCTGGTTCACCCCGAACAGATGTTACCTGCCGGTATGGCTATTGCGGTGGTGGTGGCGGCATTCAATATTGTTGGCGATGCGTTGCGCGATGGGCTTGACCCGGCCAGCCAGACCTCGCTACATCAACAGGTTGAGGAGAGTGGCGACGGCGGAGCGGCAGCGAGCGAAGCGGCGATGAAGCGAGGTGTGGATGCAACCGCTACTGAGCGTTAACAACCTGTCGGTGATTGACCGCCACAGCGGGGCGGTGAAAGTCAGCGGCGTACAATGGCGGCTCGGGGCGCATGACAGTCTCGGCATTGTCGGGCAGAGCGGCAGCGGGAAAACGCTGCTGTGCCGCAGCTTGCTTGGCCTGTTGCCGCCCAATCTGTGTGCCCGTGGCGACATTCAGTTTAATGCCCGGACGTTACACCCTTCCTCGCCGGAACAATGGCGCGACCTGCGCGGGCGACAGATAGCGTTTATTATGCAAGAGGCCATGAGTGCCTTTGACCCGTTGTGCACCCTTGGCCAGCAACTGGATGAAACCTTGCGCTGGCAAACCACATTATCCCGTGCGGTGCGGCACCAGCGGGCGATAGCGATGCTGACGCAATGGCGGCTCGACAACCCACCGGCGTTATTGCGCAGCTACCCGCATCAGCTCTCAGGCGGCATGTTACAGCGGGTGATGATGGCATTGGCGTTTGCATCTGCGCCCGCGCTGATGATTGCCGATGAGCCCACCGCCTCGCTTGATAGTGTGACGCAATACGAAATAGTGCAGCAACTCCGGCAGCAATTGCAGGCCAGCCGCAGTGCGTTGCTGGTGGTGTCGCACGATCTGGCGCTGGTGCAGGCGCTGGCCCGGCGCGTCATCGTGATGAAAGAGGGGCGTATTGTTGAGCAAGGGGAAACCACCCGGGTGTTCTCGTCTCCGCAACATGAGTACACCCGCTATTTGGTTGCGATGCGGCGGCGCTTAAGCCAGCCTTTTTTGCGCCTGCGCAACGGAGCGACGGATGTGGCTTGAGGTGCGACAGCTTGAAAAACGCTATCCGGTGCGCTGCCATCGCCTGTTTGGCCATGACTACCGCACGGTCATCAACGGTGTCACGTTTTCACTGGCGCGCGGCGACTGCCTGGGGCTTATCGGGGCGAGCGGTTCAGGGAAAAGTACCCTTGCCCGCCTGATAGGCGGGCTGGAGCGGCCCGATAGCGGTGGAGTCTGGCTGGCGGGGGAGCCTGTGTTGAGCACAGCACCGCACCGCGCGCGCATCAGCGGTGTTTTTCAGGATTACCGCACGTCGATTAATCCCACCATGACGGTGCAGCAGGCCATCGCCGAACCCCTGCGATTAAGCATGTCGTTGAGCCCGCGCCAGCTTGCCGGGCAGGTGGCCGAGATACTGATAACGGTAGGGTTATCGCCACAGCTGGCGGCGCGCTACCCCCATGAGCTATCCGGCGGGCAGATTCAACGGGTGTGCAT
This sequence is a window from Dickeya aquatica. Protein-coding genes within it:
- a CDS encoding class I SAM-dependent methyltransferase: MATATKMPQSPTLLHDVTHYWDNRAAGYNQVNMAELHSDKRRVWQQLILQHAPDNPRLTVLDIGTGPGFFAVTLALAGHEVTAVDATPAMLAQARRNAGHHGVAVRFCCADVQALPFADNSFDLLVSRNVTWNLSQPQAAYQAWHRVLKPGGRLLNFDANWYAHLFSQTAREAYWRDRQRAHAMNIADHYANTDTVAMENIARTLPLGREIRPQWDIQALRACGFRHIETQNDISERVWDDEEKINYASTPMFMIVAEK
- a CDS encoding helix-turn-helix domain-containing protein, with amino-acid sequence MMLSVMPSMMRFTAELIGWIEGNLDSPLMINDVTRKSGYSKWHLQRLFKKETGLSLGTYIRNRRLSKAAVELKLTSQTIQDVALRYCFDSQQSFTRTFKKHFGISPGHYRKLPSWDFSSLQPSLGGVLEWLPIPDVVSAPRMPSETRMYTYVQNVDDFTANNGNMPRVKLWESVAEKQPETHAVIYALSTFCPDDNRVHRCVRINYHLGTLAATQGSDDFRVMPQTANTGAGTLLDDSPHRSDESAHYLRFKFSGAEQEYAAFLQTLYHHILPGQGYIRTEGCDLEIIRCRKTAQGKIATDFFEVDYYIPFTPQ
- a CDS encoding ABC transporter ATP-binding protein; translated protein: MWLEVRQLEKRYPVRCHRLFGHDYRTVINGVTFSLARGDCLGLIGASGSGKSTLARLIGGLERPDSGGVWLAGEPVLSTAPHRARISGVFQDYRTSINPTMTVQQAIAEPLRLSMSLSPRQLAGQVAEILITVGLSPQLAARYPHELSGGQIQRVCIGRAIAGSAQLLILDEAISALDVCSQVQILDLLAQLRQRFALTCVLITHDIQAAVYLCNRFLFLHAGAIVEEADVAHLGALSHPVARRLLHAVQVFD
- a CDS encoding ATP-binding cassette domain-containing protein encodes the protein MQPLLSVNNLSVIDRHSGAVKVSGVQWRLGAHDSLGIVGQSGSGKTLLCRSLLGLLPPNLCARGDIQFNARTLHPSSPEQWRDLRGRQIAFIMQEAMSAFDPLCTLGQQLDETLRWQTTLSRAVRHQRAIAMLTQWRLDNPPALLRSYPHQLSGGMLQRVMMALAFASAPALMIADEPTASLDSVTQYEIVQQLRQQLQASRSALLVVSHDLALVQALARRVIVMKEGRIVEQGETTRVFSSPQHEYTRYLVAMRRRLSQPFLRLRNGATDVA
- the nikA gene encoding nickel ABC transporter substrate-binding protein; translated protein: MQKQGYFQPVLALLLILCGTAYAYAQPVPEKLVYASTKDIRDINPHLYAGEMAAQNMVFEPLVINTPEGVKPFLAERWEISPDGRHYRFYLRQNVRFSDGEPFNADAVKQNIDAVLENYPRHAWLELVRQIERVTVAGPYQVEITLKSPYYPTLVELGLTRPFRFISPKAFIAGHTREGVSHYAGTGPWLLSDYQKDRFALFRVNPDYWGAKPAIPAVLWRVIPDRQTMLMALQKSEVQLIFGADGDMIDMESFAALQASGRYQTLMSEPVASRSLVLNSSRPITGEKAVRRALQYAVDKEAIASGILAHTESVAHTLMARSVPYCDIDLPVSRFDLSKAAQQLDEAGWRLTAGSSVREKQGRALTLVLSYNRDNAAESEIAELIQDDFRKIGVRLQLLGEEKHAFLDRQKAGDFDLQYALSWGTPYDPASYISSFRIPAHADYQAQKGLPGKRDIDAMIAQILLTPDEATRRSLYAQLFTLLADEAVYIPLTYSRTKAIYSPALKGVTFNVSQYEIPFEKMSF
- a CDS encoding DHA2 family efflux MFS transporter permease subunit; amino-acid sequence: MANAAAVHDKAAFTPPNLGLATLALSLATFMQVLDSTIANVSLPTIAGNLGVSSDQSTWVITSFAVCNAISLPLTGWLSRLIGQRRLFIVSVMLFSLASFLCGFSRSMTELIVFRAMQGFFAGPMYPMCQTLLLTIFPPSRRNMALALLAMVTVVGPIVGPITGGWITDNYAWPWIFYINVPIGIVACTVVAMQLRDWRDTTQRARVDYIGIALLIAGVGTLQIVLDKGNDLDWFASSEIIALSVVCAVALVAFVIWELGEAEPIVNLRLFADRNFTVGTLSLMLGYAAFFAINVILPQWLQTWMGYTSTWAGMAAAPMGMLPMMLTPIVGRYGNRIDLRLLATLSFVVMGLSCLMRAQFTTEVDFFTIAGVQLFMGIGVAFFFVPLTSILLSNLHGKELADGSGLATFLRVLGGSFASSLTTWMWSHREIYHHAVLSESVSAYHPPAVDYLNQLGGVSQSTLAQLDKTVQQQAWMASTIDYFHLLGWGFMALIVVIWFARPPFTKAAGVSAGH
- the opp1B gene encoding nickel/cobalt ABC transporter permease, with amino-acid sequence MHRYLIRRCLLLLPFMVAVSFLVFAMMHLIPADPAEVALRSNAITPTPEAIALTRHELGLDAPFWSRYGQWLWQVLHLDFGRSFITRAPVLAVFVQALPATLELAGAAFVLIVLLSLPLGIGCALRENRLFDKAVRCVLFITVAMPAYWLGLLLIWGLAVGLAGFEVAGRESHSAVVLPAITLACGYLGTYVRLIRGNMLAALNQPFVWYARARGLPERVIILRHVLMNSLHSALSAMAMSLPKLMAGTVVIESVFAWPGIGRLCVSAIFNRDYPVIQMYILFMAMLFLVSHLLVDIAHAWLDPRIAKGSGR
- the opp1C gene encoding nickel/cobalt ABC transporter permease; this encodes MRASVMVESVWPRIKRDPLLLVCGLLLVIVMLAGLFAPYITWHDPLLTAVRQKYQGISLDYPLGTDNLGRCVFSRLVYGVRTTVFYSLLAMFGTVSLGVLVGMVAGYCGGRTDAWLMRACDTLLAFPAEVMILALAGIVGPGLDTILLAVIVVKWAWYARMIRAMAVRQRHRHYVDYARLIGAPSRHIIIRHLFAVVAAELAILASADVGSVMLLISGLSFLGLGAQPPQPEWGNMLSDAKQVMLVHPEQMLPAGMAIAVVVAAFNIVGDALRDGLDPASQTSLHQQVEESGDGGAAASEAAMKRGVDATATER